From one Lotus japonicus ecotype B-129 chromosome 3, LjGifu_v1.2 genomic stretch:
- the LOC130743226 gene encoding FK506-binding protein 2, with protein MANFSYSMKAFSIFLFFLLASALVSAKKTADVTELQIGVKYKPTSCEVQAHKGDKVKVHYRGKLTDGTVFDSSFERNSPIDFELGSGQVIKGWDQGLLGMCLGEKRKLKIPAKLGYGEQGSPPTIPGGATLVFDTELVGVNDKSLHEETPDSEL; from the exons ATGGCAAATTTCAGCTATTCAATGAAGGCATTTtcaattttcctcttcttcctcctcgctTCAGCATTAG TTTCTGCGAAGAAAACTGCTGATGTAACGGAGTTGCAGATCGGTGTGAAG TATAAACCTACATCATGTGAAGTTCAGGCACACAAAGGTGATAAAGTCAAAGTACACTATCGG GGAAAACTCACTGATGGAACTGTTTTCGATTCTAGCTTTGAAAGAAATAGTCCAATCGATTTTGAACTTGGCAGTGGTCAAGTGATAAAGG GGTGGGACCAAGGATTACTAGGAATGTGTTTGGGTGAGAAGCGTAAGCTCAAAATACCAGCAAAACTTGGCTATGGGGAGCAAGGTTCCCCACCCACTATTCCAG GTGGTGCAACACTGGTATTTGACACTGAGCTTGTGGGAGTGAACGACAAAAGTCTTCACGAAGAGACACCAGACTCCGAACTGTAG
- the LOC130746957 gene encoding metallothionein-like protein 4B — translation MADMGGRKSCNDSCGCAMPCPGGSTCRCTGSETSSGGDHSTCSCGEHCGCNPCACPKTVAAGTGCKCASGCRCTSCHA, via the exons ATGGCAGATATGGGAGGTAGGAAGTCTTGCAATGACAGTTGTGGATGCGCAATGCCCTGCCCTGGTGGTTCTACTTGCAG GTGCACTGGTAGTGAGACCTCCAGTGGAGGTGACCACTCAACATGCTCCTGTGGTGAGCACTGCGGGTGCAACCCATGCGCATGTCCCAAGACAGTTGCTGCTGGAACCGGTTGCAAGTGTGCCTCCGGTTGCAGATGTACTTCATGCCATGCTTAG
- the LOC130743225 gene encoding uncharacterized protein LOC130743225, which produces MGFLRFLRRYNYSFKGKTRNRPYSIQQVQRRGFSKAEVFKSNDEVLPVLIIGAGPVGLVLSILLTKLGINCTVLEKNETFSKHPQAHFINNRSMEIFRKIDGLVEEIQRSQPPVDLWRKFIYCTSLSGSILGSVDHMQPQDLERVVSPVSVAHFSQYKLTMLLLKRLENIGFQICAPESSEGNKQHWEKKIMTGHECVSVDASNDFVTVTASSMNNGKRVEQNIKCSILIGADGAGSTVRNLVGIDMKGEKDLQKLVSVHFFSKGLGQFLLKENPGMLFFIFNTEVIGVLVAHDLRQGEFVLQIPFYPPQQTIEDFSPKACEKLISKLVGLEFRDVDVIDIKPWIMHAEVAERFICCGNRILLAGDAAHRFPPAGGFGMNTGIQDAHNLAWKIASVVRGIAPFSLLNTYDMERRPIAVFNTRLSLENFKAAMSVPATLGLSPTIANTVHQLVINGIGSILPSGLQKVALDGIFAIGRAQLSESFLNESNPLGSSRLAKLRHIFKEGKSLQLQFPAEDLGFRYLQGAIIPESNHDESPQLIPTGRRRDYIPSANPGSRLPHLFVKVMHPLSEETVSTLDLVSGDKVEFILIIAPVKESYHLAREAFKVAEERQVSLKVCVFWSSDSVEGLDKGSKAALSPWKNYADVVESQSTTSNWWDMCNMTNRGAILVRPDEHIAWHTISGLDRDPRAEMQKVFSAILGVHE; this is translated from the exons ATGGGGTTTCTAAGGTTTTTGAGAAGGTATAATTACTCCTTCAAAGGGAAAACCCGAAATAGACCATATTCAATTCAGCAAGTTCAAAGGAGAGGCTTCTCAAAGGCTGAAGTCTTCAAGAGCAATGATGAAGTGCTTCCAGTTCTGATCATTGGCGCGGGACCTGTGGGTCTTGTTCTTTCGATTCTTCTCACAAAATTAG GTATTAATTGCACAGTTTTGGAGAAAAACGAGACATTTTCTAAACATCCACAAGCACACTTCATCAACAATCGGTCCATGGAG ATATTCCGCAAAATTGATGGCCTTGTTGAAGAGATCCAAAGGTCTCAACCACCAGTAGATTTATGGAGGAAATTTATATATTGTACTTCCCTCTCTGGTTCAATTCTTGGATCTGTAGATCACATGCAACCTCAAG ATCTTGAGCGTGTTGTCAGCCCAGTCTCTGTTGCACACTTCTCACAGTACAAGCTAACTATGTTGCTACTCAAGCGACTTGAAAATATAGGCTTTCAAATATGTGCACCTGAAAGCTCAGAAGGAAATAAGCAACATTGGGAAAAGAAAATAATGACAGGCCATGAGTGTGTATCTGTTGATGCCAGCAATGACTTTGTAACTGTTACTGCATCTTCTATGAATAATGGGAAGCGAGTTGAACAGAATATCAAGTGTAGCATCCTCATTGGTGCAGATGGAGCAGGAAGTACTGTGAGAAATCTCGTTGGAATAGACATGAAGGGTGAGAAAGACTTGCAGAAACTTGTCAGTGTCCATTTCTTTAGCAAAGGCCTTGGGCAGTTTTTGCTAAAGGAGAATCCCGGTATGCTTTTCTTTATCTTCAATACTGAAGTTATTGGGGTCCTTGTTGCTCATGATCTCAGGCAAGGGGAGTTTGTATTACAG ATACCCTTCTATCCACCTCAGCAAACAATTGAGGATTTCAGTCCAAAG GCATGTGAGAAATTAATCAGCAAACTGGTTGGTCTAGAGTTTCGAGACGTAGATGTAATTGATATAAAGCCATGGATTATGCATGCTGAAGTTGCCGAGAGGTTTATATGTTGTGGCAACCGGATATTACTTGCTGGTGATGCTGCTCATCGATTTCCTCCTGCTGGTGGATTTG GAATGAATACTGGCATTCAGGATGCCCATAATCTTGCCTGGAAAATAGCTTCTGTGGTCAGGGGTATTGCCCCATTTTCATTGCTAAATACCTATGACATGGAACGTAGACCG ATTGCTGTATTCAACACAAGATTAAGTCTAGAAAACTTCAAGGCTGCCATGTCTGTTCCTGCTACACTTGGTCTCAGTCCAACAATTGCAAACACAG TCCATCAATTGGTTATTAATGGGATTGGTTCCATCTTACCATCTGGGTTGCAGAAGGTAGCTTTGGATGGAATTTTTGCTATAGGTCGTGCACAGCTCTCAGAATCTTTCTTAAATGAAAGCAATCCTCTTGGATCCTCAAGGTTGGCTAAGCTAAGACATATATTTAAAGAAGGCAAAAGCCTTCAACTTCAGTTCCCTGCTGAAGATCTCGGGTTTAG GTACCTACAAGGAGCAATTATCCCTGAGAGTAATCATGATGAGAGCCCTCAACTAATACCTACAGGTCGTAGGAGGGACTACATTCCTTCAGCAAACCCAGGATCGAGACTGCCTCATCTGTTTGTGAAAGTAATGCACCCATTAAGTGAG GAGACTGTTTCTACACTTGATCTTGTGTCTGGAGATAAAGTTGAGTTCATTCTGATCATAGCACCTGTGAAGGAATCTTATCATCTAGCTCGTGAAGCATTCAAGGTGGCCGAGGAACGACAAGTTTCACTCAAAGTGTGTGTTTTTTGGTCTAGTGATTCTGTTGAAGGACTAGATAAAGGAAGTAAAGCAGCATTGTCGCCTTGGAAGAATTATGCAGATGTTGTTGAATCTCAGTCAACAACTTCAAATTGGTGGGATATGTGTAACATGACCAACAGAGGGGCTATTTTAGTTAGACCTGATGAACATATTGCCTGGCATACAATTTCAGGGCTTGACAGGGATCCTAGAGCGGAAATGCAGAAGGTTTTTTCAGCTATACTGGGAGTACACGAGTAA
- the LOC130746955 gene encoding peptidyl-prolyl cis-trans isomerase FKBP62-like, translating to MDEDFDIPAAGNDDFDFAGADGGNPMFKVGDEKEIGIQGLKKKLIKEGEGWDTPDAGDEVHVHYTGTLLDGTKFDSSRDRGTPFNFTLGQGQVIKGWDEGIKTMKKGENALFTIPAELAYGESGSPPTIPPNATLQFDVELLSWTSVKDICKDGGIFKKILSEGEKWENPKDPDEVLVKYEARLDDGTLVSKSDGVEFTVKEAHFCPALSTAVKTMKKGEKVILTVKPQYGFGEKGKPAHGDEGAIPPNATLQITLELVSWKTVTDVTDDKKVVKKILKEGEGFERPNEGAVVKLKLIGKLQDGTVFLKKGHDDEGELFEFKTDEEQVIDGLDRGVVTMKKGEVALLTVAPEYAFGSSQSQQELAVVPPNSTLYYELELVSFEKEKESWDMNTPEKIEAAGKKKEEGNALFKAGKYARASKRYEKAIKYIEYDTAFNEEEKKNSKALKIACNLNNAACKLKLKDYKQAEKLCTKVLELESTNVKALYRRAQAYIQLADLDLAEFDIKKALEIDPNNRDVKLEYKTLKEKMKEFNKKEAKFYGNMFSKMSKLDSLDSNKPASKDAQPMSIDSTA from the exons ATGGACGAAGATTTCGATATTCCGGCGGCGGGGAACGACGACTTCGACTTCGCCGGCGCCGACGGCGGCAATCCGATGTTCAAGGTCGGCGATGAGAAGGAGATTGGGATTCAGGGCTTGAAGAAGAAACTCATCAAGGAAGGTGAAGGTTGGGATACCCCTGATGCTGGTGATGAAGTCCATG TTCATTATACTGGAACATTGCTTGATGGCACCAAATTTGATTCCAGCAGAGATAGGGGAACCCCTTTCAATTTCACGCTTGGACAAG GGCAAGTTATTAAGGGATGGGATGAAGGGATTAAAACTATGAAGAAAGGCGAAAATGCTCTTTTCACAATCCCAGCTGAACTAGCTTATGGTGAATCCGGTTCTCCTCCAACGATTCCCCCCAATGCGACTCTCCAATTTGATGTTGAGCTGCTGTCTTGGACTAGTGTGAAGGACATATGTAAGGATGGAGGTATTTTTAAGAAGATACTATCCGAGGGGGAGAAATGGGAGAACCCCAAGGATCCTGATGAAGTTTTAG TTAAGTATGAAGCGCGTCTTGATGATGGAACGCTTGTATCAAAATCGGATGGAGTTGAGTTCACAGTCAAAGAAG CTCATTTTTGTCCTGCATTGTCAACGGCTGTTAAAACCATGAAGAAGGGAGAAAAAGTGATTTTGACAGTGAAGCCACAAT ATGGGTTTGGTGAGAAGGGGAAGCCGGCGCATGGTGATGAAGGTGCTATTCCACCTAACGCAACATTGCAGATTACTCTTGAGTTAGTTTCTTGGAAGACTGTTACAGATGTAACTGATGACAAGAAGGTCGTTAAGAAGATCCTCAAGGAAGGGGAAGGATTTGAGCGTCCAAATGAGGGGGCTGTTGTGAAAT TGAAACTGATTGGGAAGCTTCAAGATGGTACTGTCTTTTTGAAGAAGGGCCATGATGATGAAGGGGAGCTGTTTGAATTCAAAACAGATGAGG AGCAAGTAATTGATGGGCTTGATAGAGGTGTGGTGACTATGAAGAAGGGTGAGGTAGCATTGTTGACTGTTGCGCCTGAGTATGCTTTTGGTTCATCACAGTCCCAGCAGGAATTGGCAGTGGTTCCTCCTAACTCCACCCTGTATTATGAGCTTGAGCTAGTGTCATTTGAGAAG GAGAAGGAATCTTGGGACATGAACACTCCAGAGAAGATAGAGGCTGCTGgtaagaagaaagaagaagggaATGCATTGTTTAAAGCTGGTAAATATGCAAGAGCTTCTAAAAGATATGAGAAG GCTATCAAGTACATTGAGTATGATACCGCCTTTAATGAGGAGGAGAAGAAAAATTCCAAGGCCTTGAAAATTGCTTGCAATTTGAACAATGCAGCatgcaagttgaagttgaaagATTATAAACAAGCTGAGAAATTATGTACAAAG GTTCTGGAACTTGAGAGCACAAATGTGAAGGCTCTCTATAGAAGGGCGCAGGCATATATCCAGTTGGCTGACTTGGATTTAGCTGAATTTGATATCAAGAAAGCTCTTGAGATTGACCCTAACAACAG GGATGTCAAGCTGGAGTATAAGACTTTGAAGGAAAAGATGAAGGAGTTCAATAAAAAGGAAGCAAAATTTTATGGAAATATGTTCAGCAAAATGAGCAAGCTAGACTCTCTCGACAGTAAT AAACCAGCTTCCAAGGATGCCCAACCCATGAGTATCGACAGCACGGCATAA
- the LOC130749861 gene encoding MLP-like protein 31 yields MQQALPRKVNTELGIKSPAAKFYNLFATKLNCVQNLCERVPETKLQEGDWHVVGSVINWTYVIDGKVNTCDERIEAIDKHNKTIKYSLFGGDISRNFKTFTLILQVTDNIDGSGAAVKWTIEYEKLHEDNEPPHGWVDYLNKCTGDIDANLFKV; encoded by the exons ATGCAGCAGGCACTTCCTCGTAAGGTTAATACTGAACTTGGTATCAAATCCCCTGCTGCCAAGTTCTACAACCTCTTCGCAACGAAGCTTAACTGTGTCCAAAATCTTTGCGAGAGAGTGCCTGAAACCAAGCTTCAGGAAGGTGACTGGCATGTCGTTGGCTCGGTCATAAACTGGACTTACGTTATAG ATGGCAAGGTAAACACATGTGATGAGCGTATTGAAGCCAttgataaacacaacaaaacaatCAAATACAGCCTCTTCGGTGGAGATATCAGTCGCAACTTTAAGACCTTTACACTCATCCTTCAAGTGACTGATAATATTGATGGCAGTGGTGCTGCTGTTAAATGGACTATTGAATATGAGAAGCTCCATGAGGATAATGAACCCCCACATGGCTGGGTGGACTACTTGAATAAATGCACTGGAGACATTGATGCTAATCTTTTCAAGGTTTAA